Proteins encoded within one genomic window of Pectobacterium araliae:
- a CDS encoding ABC transporter substrate-binding protein, producing MTTSGRKWLVTSVLAMGMAWSGITSAITEIRIAAPDIGAGTKPSGGGLLDVIHSQKLLEREFSKDGISVRWTFIKGAGPIINEAFGNHQVDVAYLGDLASIIGRSRGLDTRVIAAASRGINHYLAVAKGSGIGKIADLKGKRIGIFRGTAGELSFVSALDSQGLKPSDVKLINLDFTAASAALAAGQIDATWGGSNTLSLRDKGLADIPLSSSDLNGAGQLSGFLLVDEKFAKGNEDILRRLVKVQREAANWASDNKNKDEFIQLLATQSGYPENILRVEWDTLPPLTERLSPELDTAFVEKLKRAVTLAYESRLIRQPFDVDKWLDDAYLKATQ from the coding sequence ATGACGACATCAGGACGAAAATGGTTAGTGACCAGCGTATTGGCAATGGGTATGGCCTGGTCAGGCATCACCTCCGCAATCACTGAAATTCGTATTGCCGCGCCAGACATTGGCGCGGGGACAAAACCCAGCGGCGGTGGTCTGCTTGATGTCATCCACAGTCAAAAACTGCTGGAGCGCGAATTTAGCAAAGATGGAATCAGCGTGCGCTGGACGTTCATCAAAGGCGCTGGCCCCATCATTAATGAAGCGTTTGGCAACCATCAGGTCGATGTCGCCTATCTGGGCGATTTAGCCAGTATTATCGGTCGTTCTCGCGGTCTGGATACCCGGGTGATCGCGGCAGCGTCACGCGGCATCAATCACTATCTGGCGGTGGCAAAAGGCTCTGGCATTGGAAAAATTGCCGACCTAAAAGGCAAACGCATCGGGATCTTTCGTGGAACAGCAGGTGAACTTTCCTTCGTCAGCGCGCTTGATTCGCAAGGCCTGAAACCGTCTGACGTTAAGCTAATTAATCTCGATTTCACCGCCGCCAGCGCGGCATTAGCGGCCGGACAGATTGATGCTACCTGGGGCGGCAGCAATACACTTTCCTTGCGGGATAAAGGGCTGGCAGATATTCCACTCTCCAGCAGCGACCTGAACGGGGCGGGCCAGCTCAGCGGCTTCCTGTTGGTGGATGAGAAATTTGCCAAAGGCAACGAAGATATTCTGCGGCGCTTAGTCAAGGTTCAGCGAGAAGCGGCAAACTGGGCCAGCGACAATAAAAATAAGGATGAATTTATTCAGCTATTAGCGACCCAGTCAGGTTACCCGGAAAATATATTACGTGTCGAGTGGGATACATTACCGCCATTAACTGAGCGTCTTTCGCCAGAATTGGATACCGCTTTCGTGGAAAAATTAAAACGTGCTGTCACCTTGGCCTATGAATCGCGTCTTATTCGACAACCGTTTGATGTCGATAAATGGCTGGATGATGCTTATCTAAAAGCAACGCAGTAA
- a CDS encoding TonB-dependent receptor produces the protein MYFKRHQQYLKKHQHKITSGIVMSCVLTLPAMARAADPQIATDNAPRTEAAAAAPVQLKRVKVNAQRAPVQPPTTLASVIDGKTLEEERVYRFEDLSQLVTGLDVDTVDVMDTTVTIRGIGDGGESGTNIGMPGSVGLFVDGVYLSRPGVISNDLLDIDSTRVLKGAQGAAYGFNTTGGAIDIRTRKPTFTPEYSLEQSFGQRDYLQSKLMASGPLSDHWAGRINLSRTERGGNVTNIENGHKLGGSTSNGVRGQLLYQPNDSFNLRITGDYSDSTQRPVSVLVSATDAFRTRAEQTGLKVVGGRQVAMDDENVIRVAQGGGSVEANWKLKSSYSVNSLSSLRYFRVLPSTADNWNIPLYRDSGADVRDRVWSQSFWLDSPKGNTFDYSLGVDYWGENLDTEANSRYYDDNRVQTWVGNGYQGINVQRFGTLDDTVYSVYGRGTWHAADKLDVIVGLRQTYEKKEGTFIRKNRATFDSGPLSQTNHLPSGSISLNWFAAPNVTPYLTLGYGEKSGGLNVSSGAAKQLGIDSLYVAPEKTRSAELGVKTHWLQRKVEWNTALFWSVVEDFQNNAYDEETDTSYLINAGKFRSRGGESQLTLRPLDGLSISLAGTLLDASYLNFPNARCPAEISAVSCDMSGKRVFKSPTLSYNTRVRYQWDTPNNLQASVSGQWSWRSWAYGTLDDSESNRIPAYGVLNLSSGLSGKQGDNRWNVSLWVKNALDKDYYRSVRGSSATTGVIGEPRMVGISVGYDFKG, from the coding sequence ATGTATTTTAAAAGACACCAACAGTATTTAAAAAAACACCAGCATAAAATAACATCGGGCATTGTAATGAGCTGCGTTTTAACGCTCCCCGCGATGGCGCGAGCAGCCGACCCGCAGATCGCAACGGATAATGCGCCCCGCACGGAAGCCGCCGCCGCCGCCCCCGTCCAACTGAAACGTGTGAAAGTTAACGCCCAGCGTGCGCCTGTTCAACCGCCGACCACGCTGGCATCGGTGATCGACGGCAAAACGCTCGAAGAAGAGCGGGTGTATCGCTTTGAGGATCTGTCACAGCTCGTAACGGGTCTGGATGTCGATACCGTCGATGTGATGGATACGACCGTAACCATTCGTGGGATTGGTGATGGTGGCGAGAGCGGAACCAACATCGGTATGCCGGGTAGCGTGGGGCTGTTTGTCGATGGCGTCTACTTATCCCGCCCCGGTGTCATCTCTAACGATTTGCTGGATATCGACAGCACCCGCGTACTGAAAGGGGCACAGGGCGCCGCCTATGGCTTTAATACGACCGGCGGCGCGATTGACATTCGCACCCGCAAACCCACTTTCACACCCGAATATTCACTGGAGCAATCGTTCGGACAACGCGACTACCTGCAATCCAAACTGATGGCTTCCGGGCCACTCAGCGACCATTGGGCAGGCCGTATCAACCTGTCCCGTACCGAACGCGGTGGAAACGTCACGAATATCGAAAATGGCCATAAACTCGGAGGCAGTACCAGTAACGGCGTGCGCGGCCAGTTGCTCTATCAGCCTAATGACAGTTTTAACCTCAGAATCACTGGCGATTACAGCGATTCTACCCAGCGCCCCGTTTCGGTGCTGGTGAGCGCAACCGATGCTTTTCGCACTCGCGCAGAACAAACTGGCCTCAAGGTCGTCGGTGGTCGTCAGGTCGCGATGGATGACGAAAACGTCATTCGTGTCGCACAGGGCGGCGGCTCGGTAGAGGCCAACTGGAAGCTGAAAAGCAGCTATAGCGTTAATTCTCTGTCATCACTGCGCTATTTCCGCGTGTTGCCCAGCACGGCGGATAACTGGAATATCCCACTCTATCGCGATAGCGGCGCTGACGTGCGCGATCGCGTCTGGTCACAAAGTTTTTGGCTGGATTCACCCAAAGGCAATACGTTTGATTATTCACTGGGCGTCGATTACTGGGGAGAAAACCTCGATACCGAGGCAAACAGTCGCTACTACGACGACAATCGCGTACAGACGTGGGTAGGCAATGGCTATCAGGGCATTAACGTTCAGCGCTTTGGCACGTTAGATGACACTGTTTATTCCGTCTATGGTCGCGGAACCTGGCACGCTGCCGATAAGTTGGACGTCATTGTCGGCCTGCGCCAGACCTATGAGAAAAAAGAAGGAACGTTCATTCGCAAAAACCGCGCCACCTTTGACTCTGGCCCACTCTCACAAACCAACCACCTGCCTTCTGGCTCTATCAGTCTGAACTGGTTCGCGGCACCGAACGTCACCCCTTACCTCACACTCGGCTACGGGGAAAAATCCGGTGGTCTGAACGTGTCATCTGGGGCGGCAAAGCAACTGGGGATCGACTCGCTGTACGTCGCTCCAGAGAAAACCCGCTCGGCGGAGTTGGGGGTCAAAACCCACTGGCTACAGCGTAAAGTGGAATGGAATACCGCGTTGTTCTGGAGCGTTGTCGAAGATTTCCAGAATAACGCCTATGACGAAGAAACGGATACCAGCTACCTGATTAACGCCGGGAAATTCCGCTCACGCGGCGGGGAATCTCAGTTGACGCTGCGCCCGCTTGATGGCCTGAGCATCAGTCTGGCCGGTACGCTGTTGGATGCCAGTTATCTGAACTTCCCTAACGCCCGCTGCCCGGCAGAAATTTCCGCGGTCTCGTGCGATATGTCTGGAAAGCGCGTCTTCAAATCCCCCACGCTGAGCTACAACACACGCGTGCGTTATCAGTGGGATACGCCAAACAATCTGCAAGCCTCGGTTTCCGGTCAATGGTCATGGCGGAGCTGGGCCTACGGCACGCTGGACGATTCCGAAAGCAACCGAATTCCGGCTTATGGTGTACTGAACCTGTCTAGCGGACTGAGCGGCAAGCAAGGCGACAACCGCTGGAACGTGTCGCTGTGGGTGAAAAACGCGCTGGATAAGGATTACTACCGTTCCGTCAGAGGCTCCAGCGCCACAACGGGCGTGATTGGCGAACCGCGCATGGTCGGCATATCCGTCGGCTACGACTTCAAGGGTTAA
- a CDS encoding ExbD/TolR family protein codes for MAFTSRNDDDVMSEMNITPLVDVMLVLLVVFIVTAPMLTNAIPIQLPKTAAVAPADRADPIVISIDGAQRVFINKESLAREQLVPRLQQAKASNTDLVVQVQADKEANYGEVAALLADVEHAGITRLSLLTQK; via the coding sequence ATGGCGTTTACCTCGCGTAATGACGATGACGTCATGAGTGAAATGAATATCACACCACTCGTGGATGTCATGCTGGTATTGCTGGTGGTGTTTATCGTTACTGCACCGATGCTGACCAATGCCATTCCTATTCAGCTACCGAAAACGGCAGCGGTAGCCCCGGCCGATCGTGCCGATCCGATTGTTATTAGTATTGATGGTGCGCAGCGCGTCTTCATTAATAAAGAAAGCCTGGCACGCGAACAACTGGTGCCGCGCTTGCAGCAGGCGAAAGCGAGTAACACTGATTTAGTGGTGCAGGTACAAGCGGATAAAGAGGCCAATTACGGTGAGGTAGCGGCGCTGCTGGCTGATGTCGAGCATGCGGGGATTACGCGTTTATCTCTGCTGACGCAAAAATAA
- a CDS encoding MotA/TolQ/ExbB proton channel family protein: protein MTLGHIELFSAEGAVVLLLLLFSLVTWGLGLLKFVQYRLAQRRDRRFRAAFWQQDDVSQTLETSAKQPGSLANLALAAVKAPERISSQLALNIHLPDRVERALQQQIQRERRSLESGLAVLASIGSTSPFIGLFGTVWGIMAALQEIGLSGSASLDTVAGPIGNALIATGIGIAVAVPAVLIYNYFLRRLKLAVADMDDFAHDVYSVMQANDFHVSAFQASTEPPSAAFSVKSLREVV, encoded by the coding sequence ATGACGCTCGGACACATTGAACTCTTTTCTGCAGAAGGCGCCGTGGTTCTGTTGCTGCTGTTATTTTCTCTCGTCACCTGGGGGCTGGGGTTGCTGAAGTTTGTCCAATACCGATTGGCACAACGGCGCGATCGGCGTTTCCGAGCGGCTTTCTGGCAGCAGGATGATGTCAGTCAAACGTTAGAAACCAGCGCTAAACAGCCCGGTTCGCTGGCTAATCTGGCACTGGCTGCCGTTAAAGCGCCGGAGCGGATTAGCAGCCAGCTGGCTTTGAATATTCATCTTCCCGATCGGGTTGAGCGCGCGCTGCAACAGCAGATTCAGCGCGAACGCCGCTCGCTGGAAAGCGGGTTGGCGGTGTTGGCCAGTATTGGCAGCACATCACCGTTTATCGGCCTGTTTGGCACCGTGTGGGGCATTATGGCAGCGTTGCAGGAGATTGGGCTTTCTGGTTCTGCCAGTCTCGACACGGTTGCGGGGCCGATTGGCAACGCGCTGATCGCCACCGGCATCGGGATTGCGGTCGCGGTTCCTGCCGTGCTGATCTACAACTACTTTTTACGCCGTCTCAAGCTGGCTGTCGCGGATATGGATGACTTCGCCCATGATGTCTACAGCGTGATGCAGGCGAACGATTTTCACGTCAGTGCGTTTCAGGCTAGCACGGAGCCACCTTCCGCGGCTTTCTCTGTAAAGAGTCTGAGAGAGGTGGTGTGA
- a CDS encoding LysR family transcriptional regulator, which produces MNIDLRQLRHFIALIEHRNFTSAAQAMKLSQSAFSRSIQSLEQTIGTRLIDRMNQLEPTPKGLVVLEHARRLINQTHDLFNDIQQFNEKEAGEVNFGCGPAPAAWLMPQVIGAFSQLYPKVRMVFRVDNWQALGHRLMAEELDFIVADMRNFEFDTRYRVQPLSQHRWGFCCRSGHPLAAQEAITVEQFFSYPLAATIRPPNLHRALVQLSGKLDIRTNIECENGYSLLEVVRHSDAIGTTNHFSEPDRHGLHMLKIAGLDDNTDEFYTHYGIIYLADARLSLLARKLIDTFVQVDSDLHGVPVSLTAG; this is translated from the coding sequence ATGAATATCGATCTTCGCCAACTGCGTCACTTTATTGCCCTGATTGAGCATCGCAATTTTACGTCGGCGGCACAGGCGATGAAGCTGTCCCAATCCGCCTTTAGCCGTAGTATCCAATCTCTGGAACAGACGATTGGCACGCGTTTAATCGATCGCATGAACCAACTGGAGCCAACGCCGAAAGGGTTGGTGGTGCTGGAACACGCGCGTCGCCTGATTAACCAGACGCACGATCTGTTTAACGATATCCAGCAGTTCAATGAAAAAGAAGCGGGCGAAGTGAATTTTGGCTGCGGCCCGGCACCGGCCGCCTGGCTGATGCCGCAGGTGATCGGGGCTTTCTCTCAGCTGTACCCTAAAGTGCGGATGGTCTTTCGCGTTGATAACTGGCAGGCGCTGGGTCATCGCCTCATGGCCGAAGAGCTGGATTTTATCGTGGCGGATATGCGCAACTTTGAATTCGATACCCGCTATCGGGTACAGCCGTTGAGCCAGCATCGCTGGGGCTTTTGTTGCCGTAGCGGGCACCCGCTGGCCGCGCAGGAAGCGATTACCGTCGAGCAATTCTTCTCCTACCCGCTGGCGGCCACGATCCGCCCGCCCAACCTCCACCGTGCGCTGGTGCAACTGAGCGGTAAACTGGATATTCGCACCAATATTGAGTGTGAGAATGGTTACAGCCTGCTAGAGGTGGTGCGCCATTCTGATGCCATCGGAACAACCAATCATTTCAGTGAGCCCGATCGGCACGGCCTTCATATGTTGAAGATCGCGGGTCTGGACGACAACACCGACGAATTCTACACCCACTACGGCATCATTTATCTGGCGGATGCCCGGCTGTCTTTGCTGGCGCGTAAGCTGATCGACACCTTCGTGCAGGTCGATAGCGACCTGCACGGCGTGCCAGTGTCGCTTACAGCGGGGTAA
- a CDS encoding DUF6250 domain-containing protein produces the protein MPPPGGTLQDIIMIDPSCIENTLLLSPQTSDTHNIIIASPHRSALIWSTDTEGQPLRWQIEQEDPDRTTLQTTPERLTLESAAGLTIWLDAPLSGTYRIAFTREILVADCPYDRVSDLNQFWAARDLHNPNLFTRHGKLNEYDSLNLYYVGMGGNWNSTTRFRYYDGHGERLLLGEYTDAAHLLRPHHRYRIVIEVDRRETRFWVDDVLYFRASYPNTPAPGYFGFRTVFSRQEISEFSITPL, from the coding sequence ATGCCGCCACCCGGCGGCACGTTACAGGACATCATCATGATTGACCCTAGCTGTATTGAAAACACGCTCCTGCTGTCACCACAGACAAGCGACACACATAACATTATCATCGCGTCGCCCCACCGTTCAGCGCTTATCTGGTCCACCGATACAGAGGGTCAGCCGTTACGCTGGCAGATAGAGCAGGAAGATCCTGACCGCACGACGCTCCAGACCACGCCTGAGCGTCTGACGCTGGAAAGCGCTGCCGGGCTGACGATCTGGCTGGATGCGCCGCTCTCAGGCACCTATCGCATCGCCTTTACGCGGGAGATTTTGGTCGCGGATTGTCCCTATGACCGCGTGTCCGACCTCAACCAGTTCTGGGCCGCGCGCGACCTGCATAATCCGAACCTGTTTACCCGGCACGGCAAGCTCAACGAATACGACAGCCTGAATCTGTACTATGTCGGCATGGGCGGCAACTGGAACAGCACCACGCGCTTTCGTTACTACGACGGCCACGGCGAGCGCCTGCTGCTTGGCGAATACACCGATGCCGCGCATCTGCTGCGCCCTCATCATCGCTATCGTATCGTGATTGAAGTGGATCGGCGGGAAACGCGTTTCTGGGTCGATGACGTGCTCTATTTCCGCGCCAGTTACCCGAACACGCCCGCTCCGGGCTATTTCGGCTTTCGGACGGTATTTTCACGTCAGGAAATCAGCGAATTCAGCATTACCCCGCTGTAA
- a CDS encoding Tat pathway signal sequence domain protein produces MDKTTYSRRRFLRDSTLLALSAPFWSSAAAPLAAASNRAVGAAPQVSLRWLDGMTPRSFTGVTWGVPWPPGAVHNDNHFALHNAQQQAYDLQSWPLAHWPDGSIKWSAHALGGDTAPEKGLTLRPISAKDTPTGLEMVSEHARGWTIDTGHIRCVIPRSGSRLIEEIWRDNRLALTNGRLVLRMQRGTETDSTLTQEAYQGEIDTATVEQSGSQRTVIALRGTHHAQQPGGKRIPFIIRLYSYANTDSLRVVHTLVYDNDDDRLSLKGLGLAFDVPLQGELHDRHVRFVSDHGGLFREAVRGLSGLRRDPGAAVIAAQLAGRATPPIADFSPEVGKRLDYIPAFGSYRLTQHHPDGFQIHKRTEAGQGWLLSATGERAAGVGYLGTPTGGVAFGLRNFWQSYPACLEIDNAHTDVATVTLWLWSPWAEPMDMRFYHDGLGQDTHDKQREGLAITYEDYEPDFGSAVGVARTSELFIDVLPATPDAENLVTRARRMQQPPLLVADAQDLYRAQAFGSMWAPASAATPARNQLEKQLGAYFDAYQQEVEQRKWYGFWDFGDVMHTYDSDRHVWRYDVGGYAWDNSELSTDLWLWYYFLHSGRAEVFRMAEAMTRHTGEVDVHHLGQFSPLGSRHNVRHWGDSAKQLRISTVANRRFLYYLTADERIGELMDEQVDALRTLNTVLPGRKIGQTHPASPNHISLGFGTDWGAVSAAWLTAWERHGDPAIRERLLNSMQTLAAQPHGFFTGSAAIDPDTGRFIPAPTEQIEISHLSAVFGLTEICSELVEVLPDPAFTRAWLDYCRFYNDPVALSARLGKTVRKLNLAQGHARLTAYAARQLNDRTLAQRAWAEFTAGSGGIANPTLTQRRLTPPDVLSPINEPVINSTIDKHSGSTEATNLATNAVAQWGLTAIALLALLDDIPASS; encoded by the coding sequence ATGGACAAGACGACTTACTCGCGCCGACGCTTCCTGCGTGACAGCACGTTGCTGGCGCTGTCGGCACCGTTTTGGAGCTCTGCCGCTGCGCCTTTGGCGGCGGCGTCCAACCGCGCTGTCGGAGCCGCACCGCAGGTCAGCCTGCGCTGGCTGGACGGGATGACTCCCCGTTCATTTACGGGCGTTACCTGGGGCGTTCCCTGGCCGCCAGGGGCGGTGCATAACGATAACCATTTCGCGTTGCACAATGCACAGCAGCAAGCCTATGACCTGCAAAGCTGGCCGCTCGCCCATTGGCCAGACGGTTCGATTAAATGGTCGGCGCATGCCCTGGGCGGCGATACCGCGCCAGAAAAGGGCCTGACGCTGCGCCCGATTTCCGCTAAGGACACGCCGACAGGGTTAGAGATGGTCAGCGAACACGCGCGCGGCTGGACAATCGATACCGGCCATATTCGTTGCGTGATTCCACGTTCAGGCTCTCGCCTGATCGAAGAAATCTGGCGGGATAATCGGCTGGCGTTAACCAACGGCAGGCTAGTGTTGCGTATGCAGCGTGGAACGGAAACGGATAGCACGCTGACACAGGAAGCGTATCAGGGTGAGATCGACACGGCTACCGTAGAGCAAAGCGGGTCGCAGCGCACGGTGATTGCGCTACGCGGTACGCACCATGCGCAACAGCCGGGGGGTAAGCGCATCCCCTTTATTATTCGGCTGTATAGCTATGCAAATACCGATTCGCTGCGCGTGGTCCATACCCTTGTCTATGACAACGACGACGATCGGCTTAGCCTGAAAGGGCTTGGGCTGGCGTTCGATGTGCCGCTACAGGGGGAACTGCACGATCGCCATGTACGCTTCGTTTCCGATCACGGTGGACTTTTTCGTGAAGCGGTACGCGGTCTGAGCGGATTACGCCGCGATCCCGGTGCAGCCGTTATCGCGGCACAGCTCGCTGGGAGAGCGACACCGCCGATCGCCGATTTTTCGCCGGAGGTTGGCAAACGTCTGGATTACATTCCCGCGTTTGGCAGCTACCGCCTGACCCAGCACCATCCCGATGGTTTTCAGATCCATAAACGCACCGAGGCCGGACAAGGCTGGTTGCTTTCCGCCACGGGCGAACGGGCAGCAGGCGTCGGCTATCTGGGCACGCCAACCGGCGGCGTAGCATTCGGCCTGCGCAATTTCTGGCAGAGTTACCCCGCCTGTCTGGAAATCGACAATGCCCACACCGACGTGGCAACCGTCACTCTCTGGCTGTGGTCACCGTGGGCAGAACCGATGGATATGCGCTTTTATCATGACGGCCTGGGTCAGGATACCCATGACAAACAGCGTGAAGGGCTGGCAATCACTTATGAAGATTACGAACCGGACTTCGGCTCGGCCGTCGGCGTGGCACGCACTAGCGAACTGTTTATTGATGTGCTGCCCGCGACGCCCGATGCGGAAAATCTGGTGACGCGAGCACGACGTATGCAGCAACCGCCGCTGCTGGTCGCGGACGCACAGGACTTGTACCGCGCACAGGCATTTGGATCGATGTGGGCGCCCGCCTCCGCCGCCACACCAGCCCGAAACCAGTTAGAGAAGCAGTTGGGGGCGTATTTCGACGCCTACCAGCAGGAGGTCGAGCAGCGCAAATGGTATGGCTTCTGGGATTTCGGCGATGTCATGCATACCTATGACAGCGACCGTCACGTTTGGCGTTACGATGTGGGCGGCTATGCGTGGGATAACTCGGAACTGAGTACCGATCTGTGGCTCTGGTATTACTTTCTGCACAGCGGGCGCGCAGAGGTCTTTCGCATGGCTGAAGCCATGACGCGCCACACGGGTGAAGTTGACGTGCACCATTTGGGGCAATTTAGCCCGCTGGGGTCACGGCACAATGTCCGCCACTGGGGCGACAGCGCCAAACAGTTGCGTATTTCTACCGTCGCTAACCGCCGTTTTCTCTACTACCTCACCGCCGATGAGCGCATCGGTGAACTGATGGATGAGCAGGTTGACGCGCTGCGCACGCTAAACACGGTGCTGCCCGGCCGCAAAATCGGCCAGACACATCCTGCCAGCCCCAATCATATCAGCCTAGGGTTCGGCACCGACTGGGGTGCCGTCTCCGCGGCCTGGCTTACAGCCTGGGAACGCCACGGCGATCCGGCCATACGTGAACGCCTGCTCAACAGCATGCAAACGCTAGCCGCCCAGCCACACGGCTTTTTCACTGGCAGCGCAGCCATCGACCCCGATACAGGGCGATTTATTCCCGCGCCTACGGAGCAAATCGAGATTTCGCACCTCAGCGCAGTATTTGGTCTGACAGAGATCTGTAGTGAGCTGGTTGAGGTGCTGCCCGATCCGGCCTTTACGCGCGCATGGCTCGACTACTGTCGGTTCTATAACGACCCCGTTGCGTTAAGCGCACGGCTCGGCAAGACAGTGAGGAAACTTAATTTAGCGCAAGGCCATGCCCGGCTGACCGCTTATGCCGCGCGGCAACTGAATGATCGCACGTTGGCGCAGCGCGCCTGGGCAGAATTTACCGCGGGCAGCGGCGGCATAGCCAACCCAACGCTCACGCAGCGACGCCTGACGCCGCCTGACGTGCTCTCCCCCATCAACGAACCGGTGATCAATTCCACCATTGATAAACATTCCGGCAGTACCGAGGCAACCAATCTGGCGACCAACGCCGTCGCTCAATGGGGATTAACCGCCATCGCCCTGCTGGCTCTGCTGGATGACATTCCCGCTTCTTCTTAA
- a CDS encoding energy transducer TonB: protein MTELLYAGAAPGSRSYSPEPTPHASRVSGVVQPRLPTLNTTVSSQPERWLAVIATLLLHAAVLALFNSASTPPVTVPARPQPVSVELVSTVTEPVVQEVVPVAEPETPTPQPLDAPTITEPLVDESALLPPAPEKKVPEKKSEPVPKKTPVKKSAPAPKPTLQPQTETASTVVPATPAPVAQKAAVQPVDAPLTPPLANADYLHNPPPSYPDVAISRGYEGTVLLNVQVRADGKVQTIRIHQSSGYPSLDEAARDTVVRWSFVPARRGNQPVSGWVVVPVDFSLNS, encoded by the coding sequence ATGACGGAATTACTCTATGCGGGAGCGGCGCCAGGATCCCGGTCTTATTCACCGGAGCCGACTCCGCATGCCAGCCGGGTGAGCGGCGTCGTGCAGCCGCGCTTGCCGACGTTGAATACGACGGTGTCATCCCAGCCAGAACGCTGGCTGGCGGTGATAGCGACGTTGCTATTGCATGCGGCAGTGCTGGCGTTATTCAACAGCGCGTCGACACCGCCCGTTACGGTGCCTGCTCGACCGCAGCCTGTCAGCGTTGAACTGGTTTCTACGGTAACAGAACCTGTGGTGCAAGAGGTTGTTCCGGTTGCCGAACCTGAGACACCGACGCCACAACCGCTAGACGCACCGACGATAACCGAGCCGCTCGTGGATGAAAGTGCATTACTGCCTCCTGCACCGGAAAAAAAAGTGCCGGAGAAAAAATCTGAACCTGTACCGAAAAAGACACCGGTGAAAAAGAGCGCTCCCGCGCCTAAACCGACGCTGCAACCCCAGACGGAAACCGCATCGACCGTTGTGCCAGCAACGCCTGCGCCGGTAGCGCAAAAGGCGGCGGTACAGCCCGTCGACGCACCGTTAACGCCGCCGCTGGCCAATGCTGATTACCTGCATAACCCTCCGCCGTCTTATCCCGACGTAGCGATTAGCCGTGGTTATGAAGGCACGGTGCTGCTGAATGTGCAGGTACGTGCTGACGGTAAGGTACAAACCATTCGTATTCATCAATCGAGCGGCTACCCGTCGCTGGACGAGGCGGCCAGAGACACGGTGGTGCGCTGGTCTTTCGTTCCCGCACGGCGCGGCAATCAGCCAGTTAGCGGCTGGGTGGTGGTTCCTGTCGATTTTTCGTTGAACTCATGA